The region GATGTGGCCGGAGCGCATGCCACTGACGCGATTCTTGCGATGTGCTATGCGAAAACCTCCCATGGGCGCCTGCTGCAGCAGTTCGGAGCGTTGGAATCCGAAGGCGGGCGAGGTATGCTGCTGGACGCATTGGCCGTGCCGGACCGCCATCTTGACATCGTGTCCGCGTTCTCGTCGTCCGACATGGATGACGAACGTCTGCATCAGGCTGGCCCGAAGATGCTGAAGACCGTGCTTCGTTGGATGGAACAGCTTGATGACAGCGTGGTGCGTCCCGCCGTCAAGATGACCGGCTCGAACGTGCTTCTCAACGATCTTGCCGATCGCATTCGAGCCCGTGGGCTGAATGTGGCCGTCGATTATGGTTTCGACAATGGATCCAAGCTGCCGCTGGTGGTTGGTCTGAACGACAAGCCGTTCGCGTTGGCGGTACTCACCGACGATGCGCAATTCATGGGATTGCAGTCCACCAGGGAACGTCACCGTGTGCTTTTGCAGAACATCGAATCGCTTGGCTGGTCTGTTATGACCGTGTGGAGCGTTGGCGCGTTCGTGAATCCAGACAAGGAAGTGGACCGCATCGTGGCACGCCTGAGCGACCTGTATCAGGAGGTCAAGTGAGCGTCGACGAGCATTCTCCGCAGGAGTCTTCCCAGGAAACTGACCAGCCTGCCGTTCGCGTGGTGTCCGGCTATTGCGCCACTCGCCGAACGGCACGCAAGCACAAGCGTGTGATCCGCCAGGGCACTGAGCTGTTCGATGCGGACGGCGTTAAGCTCGAACCGTCCGATGTGCTCACCGAACGTCAGCGCAATGCGGATGACGACAAGCGTATTCTGGGTGAACTGCCGCCGCATTGGGGCGTGTTCTCCGAGAGGGGACGCTGACATTCGCGTGGGATTTGCTTCGTTGCCGTCACGAACTGACGATGGCGATAATCGCACTGTACTCTTGAGCCTGCAAAACGGTCGCCGCCTCATGAGGAGGCATGGCAAACACTGCAAGGGTGTTGCCGTCCGCATCGCGCGAGGGTTTCGCGGTCAGGATCGCGCCCGAGCATAGTTCGCGCAGCGTCACGGCATCTGTATCCGGGGATGCTTCCGGTGTTGCCTCGCCGAATATCGTGGCGCTGGAAAGCGTCACGATATCGCCAAGCGACAGATTGTCGGCGGAACTTGCCAATCGCACTTCGATCGCCGTGTATCCTTCGGGAACAACGGGAGAGGCGCGTGCCATGGTCGACGTGACGATGCCACCTTCCGCAACGTCCACTTGGGCGATTAGCCCGACGGCATCGTCGCAATCATGGAAAACGTTACGTAAGGCCTCGTCATACGGAAGATCACGCAATGCGAGCGAATCCGCGGTAATCACGCTACCTTTCGCAATGGGCTGCGCTGCGATGACAACCGGTTGCGTGGAAATCGTCAATCGTACACACTGCAGGGCTGCGAATACGGCAAGTCCGGCACAGACCGCGGCGAGCAGCCGGTGCAATCGTGCATTCCTCCGTCGCCGATGGGACGCAGTCCGCGTGCCATCGGTCGTTCGCCTGCCATCCATGTCCTGCAGACGTTGCAACAAATCATGAAAAAAGGTCACCATGCATGCATGATGACCTTACGAATAGCTGTTGCGCAAGCCGAATCAAGGGTTGTGGTCGGAGGATGTGAGTTATCCACAGGCTTCGACATGTCGCCTTGTTTTCCAAGGGTTGAGCTTGTTTGAATTATGTGATTGAGCTCACTTGGATTTGTCGGTGCGGTAGAAACCGGATCCCTTGAATTCGATTGGCGGTGCGGAATACACCTTGCGGACCTGTTCCTCGCCGCATTCGGGGCAGATGGTGATCGGGTCGTCGGTGAACGACTGCTGCTCGGTGAAATCGTATTTGCAGTTCTTGCAACGGTAATGATAAGTAGGCAAAGTATCCTCGCTTCAATCAGGTTCTCAAATTTCTTAACGGGACATATCCTAGTACGCTCCCTGAGACGGCCGCATGAACGTCTTGTTCACGAATGGTTTATTGGCGAACCTCCGTGAATCCATCCGGCGTAAGCACTCCGTCAACGGGAATGTCGTGCGCTTCATGTGGCACCGGCTTGTCGGCCGGCTCCCAGGGCCAGCAGACCGCTACCACGCGCGATCCGACCGCACGGTATTCAAGTGCCCGATCGTACCATCCTCCGCCACGCCCCAAACGGAATCCCTCATGATCGACGGCAAAAGCGGGAACGATGATCAGTCCAGCGTTTTTCAACGCTTCGGGCCCACATACGCTGTTGCTGGGTTCCTGCGGACGATGTGTGTTGGTGGAGCCGTCGCTGTTGGTCTGATCGCGCAGATCGTGGATGCTGTCAAGCTCGCTCCAACCAATATCCGTGCCTTCTCCAAGCCGTGGAACGAGTACGCGGCAGTTCGAATCGAAAAGCGCCTGCAGCATTGGTGTCATCGACATTTCGCTACCCATGGATGCGAATGCGGCCACCGTGGTGAATGAATGGATGAGATTCGCCTGCCGTGCCTGCTCGGCCAGTTTTCGACCGGCTTCCATCCGTTCCTCAGGACTTGTCCGTTTTCTTCTTGCGATTGCGTTCTTGCGCCATTGCCTTTTCAGATCGCGTTGCGTTGCGGTTTCGTCACGCGTGCTGTCGCCTGCGACATCGGTTTGCATATTCGGGGTCATATCGCATGTTGTACCACGGGATGGTTGCGCGAAAACGAAAATGTTATGCGCATGGCAGAATGAAAGCGTGACGATTTTGCAATCTTTGCGCGGCATGATGCGTTCGGAATCCAATGCCATCGATGTTCCGCGGTTCATCCAATCGCACGGGCTCCACGTTCCCATAATCCTGCGGCCGCTGACCTTCGACGACTGCGACGAATGGAACGACGTCCGTTGGCGTAATGACGACTGGCTGAAGCCGTGGGAATCCGGCGACCCGTTGCATGGCGCGTCGATGTCGTTCAATGAGTGGGTGCGCGCGATGCGGCGCAACGAGCGAAACGGCACCGGAGTGGTGTTCGCCATTGAGCAGCATAGACGTATCATCGGCCAGATTTCGCTGGGAGCGATCTGTTATGGCGCCATGCGCACTGGTGTGGTCGGCTACTGGATCGACGAACGTTGCGCAGGTCGTGGATATGCTCCTATGGCCGTCGCGTTGTTGGCTGATTGGGCGATGTTCGATCCTTCCGGACCGCAATTGCATCGCATGGAGATCGACCTGCTTCCCGAAAACGCGCGTTCCCGCAAGGTCGCGCTCAAGGTGGGAGCATGTTATGAGGGTGTGCGCACATCGTACATGTTCGTCAACGGGCAATGGCGTGATCATGAATCGTACGCGTTGCTGCCGGAGTGCGCGCCAAACGGTTTCACCGCACGGTTGATGGGCGAGTGAGCCGTTGACGAGGTTCAACCCGCGCTTTCGACGCACATGTTCGACACGCGGGGGCGTGTGCCCCGAAGAATGTCGGAATGTCACCTATTCTTATGAGTTATGGGTTATGAATCGTTAAGCACGGTTGTGGTGCTTGCGATTGTGATTATTCTCATGGCTTTCTGGCTGCCCAAACGGACGGTCAAAGGCATGAAGCGGGTAATCGAGCACCGAGAGGACCGCTTTTCGCCGTCGCTGCATCTGGTGGATGCCGACAGTGGAACGCGATTCTCCGATGAGACCGCCGCAAAGGCGAAAGGGGCGATAATGCAGTCCAACGAGACGCATGAGGGCAAGCTGACCGACGAAAGGATCGCGCATGTCCGTGCCCTTCGTCGTGCCGCGATCCGCAGAAGACGGATTATTGTTGTCTCGATGCTGGTGATCACAATCGTCGTGTTGATGTGCGCGTTTGTGTTGCATTTCAGTCCGTTGTTTGCTTTGATTCCCGCATCGCTGCTTGCCGGAGTGCTCGCTTTGGGGGTGAGGGCCGCCAAGCAGGCCGCAGCGTGGGAGCATAAGGTCGCCAAGTATCGTTCCAAGATGAGGAAGCGGGCTGCGGCGGAGCGCAAGCGTGCCCAAGAGGAACAGGCGGAGCGCTCGCGTTTGCGGGAGCAGGAGCTTGAGGAAATTCGTAGGATCGCCGAATCTCAGGTGCCGACCGATGTTATGCCGGAAGGTGAGATTCGTCAGGCGATCGATCGCGGCAAGGTCGACCGCGATGCTGCCGTAAGCAAGCGTAAGGAGACGCCTGAGGCGAAAACCGATACTGAAGCGAATATTGTGGATGCGCAAGTCGTGCCGAGTGAGACGAACGGTCTGTCCATCCACGATGAGCGGGATGAAATCGCCAAAACCGAGAATGTGGACCCCCGTGACGATATGTCGTCGCCCACTGTGATGAACGCGTCGCAGGATCTGATTTCGTTTTCGCTGGGCGCGCCGCGCGACGGCAACGATATCGTGCAGGCCGCTCCGGAAAGCATGGAAATCAAATCCACCCGTCAGGTGGCCAAGGCCGTGCCTCCGACTGCGAGTGCGGTTTCCGACAATATCGAGCCGTTGATTGTGCCAACCGACGCGATCAGCAGCATGGATTCCGACGAGGCCGCCGCCCGCGTGGAGGCTGGTGTGCATCTGCGGGACGTGGATGCCGTGGGATTCCACGACGCCGAGGTCAGCGCCGACGTCGAGGCTCCCAGCGTCACCTCCGATTCTCTGGGTGTGGGCTTGGCATCCATTATGGCCCGTCGTGGTGCATGACGGAGGGAAAGCGAACGTACGAAACGCACGAAACGTGCAAACAAGCGTAAAGAACATTAGCCTGAAACCGAATAGTTTCAGGCTTTTTCGTATATTTTGCTCTCAGCGTTAGCACTCGAGTTGGCAGAGTGCTAATAATCGCGCTAGGATATGTCTCAGCGCGGAAGGACGACGCCGTAAGTGATCGTCAGCCTCTTGCAAGCGGGTCCCGGCGCGGTAAGTAACGATTTCTCTTAGAAAGAGGAGGTCCACAGTGTCGATCTCACTCACACCGTTGGAAGACAAGATCATCGTCAAGCAGGCGGAAGCCGAGACCCAGACCGCATCCGGTCTGTTCATTCCGGACAACGCCAAGGAGAAGCCGCAGCAGGGTGAAGTCCTGGCTGTCGGCCCGGGCCGTCGTAACGACGCCGGCGAGCGCATTCCGGTCGACGTCAAGGTCGGCGACAAGGTGCTGTACTCCAAGTATGGCGGCACCGAGGTGCACTATCAGGGTGAGGATTACCTGATCGTCTCCGCCCGCGATATTCTGGCCATTCTCGGCTGAGCGTAGCGCGTAGCTGTTTGAAGACCCCGTCAGCGAACGATTGGTGAACAATCGTTGCCGTTGGCGGGGTCTTGTTGATTTCAAGCGCTTGAAGTTCCTGCAATAGGCTGTGCGCGGTCAATGCGTGCCATGTTCATCGGCATTGGCGTGCTGGTGTTGGCATCGCTGTTCAAACGGTCTGCAGGAAAGTCCAGAAAAAATACTCATGATTTTTCTTTTCGGGATTTTTTTCGTGAGGATTTGCTCTGATTGGCGCTGACATGTGGCTGATAGTGGGAAAACGTTGGAATTTCAACGATTTGAGACTTTTTGAGCTGTTGCGACACGCCGTATTTGCATTATTCGCATGGTCTGTGGCATACTAAACGGGTTGCCGGTTCGGGTTCAACCAAACAGGCAGCACGGCGGATTTCCCAAGCGGTCAAAGGGAACTGACTGTAAATCAGTCGCCTCGTGCTTCAGTGGTTCGAATCCACTATCCGCCACGCCTCGATAGCTCAGTGGTAGAGCACTTCCTTGGTAAGGAAGAGGTCGTGAGTCCGATTCTCACTCGAGGCTCTCATGGCGGGATAGCTCAGCTGGCTAGAGCGTACGACTCATAATCGTAAGGTCAAGAGTTCGAGTCTCTTTCTCGCTACAAAGGTCGACGGAACGTCGGCATAGCAACGAACCACAAGAGGTGAACTTAAATGGCAAGCAAGAGCGCCGACATTCGTCCGGGCATCACGCTGGCATGCACCGAGTGCAAGGAGCGTAACTACATCACGACGAAGAACCGCCGTAATACGCCGGATCGTCTTGAGCTGAAGAAGTTCTGCTCCCGCTGCGGTAAGCAGACCGTGCATCGCGAGACCCGCTGAGCGAGTTCAAAGCTTTCAACCCGACCAATTGGTCGGGTTTTTTTGTTTTCTCCGAAACCCCTCTTGACACCTTTTCAGCTGCCTTCCCCGCACGCTAAGCTAATCACCATGACTAATTTCGCAGATCTCACCACTATTGCCGTAGGCGGGCCAATCGCATCCTTTATTGAACCGACCTCGCGTGTCGGCGTTATTGAAGCCGTTGAAGATGCCGACGCCAAAGGCTTGCCGTTGTGCGTGATCGGAGGCGGATCCAACATGCTCGTGGCCGACACGCCGTTCGATGGCGTCGTGGTCCGTGATGCGCGACACGCCGTAAGTGTGCTTGATGAGGCAGCGCCTGCCGAAAACGACGAAAAAATCGTGCATGTCAACGCCGAAGCCGGATGCAATTGGGATGATTTCGTCGACTACTGCGTCGGGCTTGGCCTGGAAGGCGTGGAAGGACTTTCCGGCATTCCGGGCACCGTCGGCGCGTCAGTGGTGCAGAATATTGGCGCATACGGCCAAGAGGTCGCATCCAGCGTCGAAAGCGTGGAAGTCTGGGACCGCAAAGACAAGCAAACCAAAGAGCTCACCAATCAGGAACTGCATTTCGGTTACCGTATGAGTGCGCTCAAAGCCAGCATGTACAGCGCTCCGGCCACGCCCGCAGCCGACTTCTTCCCGACGCCGCGTTACGTGGTGTTGTCCGTCACCTTCGCTTTGCATCACAGCGCAACCGGTGTGGTCGGCTACGGGCAGCTCGCCAAGGCATTGGGCGTGGAAGTGGGCGAACGCATGTCGACAACGGATATTCGCAACGCGGTATTGAACGTACGTGCCTCCAAGGGCATGCTTGAGGATTCCCACCGTTACTTGACCGAAGCCATGCGCGGCACCAAAAAAAGCGAACTGGTCGCCATCGCGCATAATGCGCAGCGTACACAGGCAGGCAATGACGAACCCGACTATAATCGCCATAGCTGTGGCAGCTTCTTCATGAATCCGATTCTCCCCAAAGAGCAGGCGGCAAAGCTTCCCGAAGATGCGCCGCGATTCAGCGCTACCCTGCCGGATGGCACGCCTGGAGTCAAAACGTCCGCAGCATGGCTTATCGATCATGCAGGCTTCCATAAAGGCTACAAAACCAGCGAAAACGCTACTGCGGGACTGTCCACCATGCATACGTTGGCGTTGACCAACCGAGGAGGAGCCTCAGCAGCCGATATCGTGAAGCTTGCCAAAACCGTGCAGGATGGTGTCGAGCGGGCGTACGGCATCCGTCTCGTTCCAGAGCCGGTCGTCATCGGCATGAGCCTCAAGTAAACGTAAGAACGAAGGGAGAAGGGAAACGTAATGAACGTATTACGCAAGAAATCCGTCGAGCAGACGCTGGCGGAAACAGAGGAGTCGGGGCATTCCCTGAAACGAGACCTGACCTGGTGGGATTTGGCCATTATGGGCGTGGCCGTGGCAGTCGGCGCGGGCATCTTCTCCATCGGAGCCCAGGCGGCAGCCTTCCATGCGGGTCCGGCCGTAATCATCAGCTTCCTCATCGCCGGCGTGGTATGTGGTGCGGCCGTAATGTGCTATGCCGAATTCGCGTCCATGATTCCGGTTGCGGGATCCGCCTACACCTTCACCTACACCACCGTCGGTGAGATCGTCGCGTGGGTGATCGGCTGGGATCTGATCCTTGAAATGCTGATGGCAGGCTCCGTCGTCTCCAAATATTGGGGCGTCTATCTCAACGATTTCTTCCGGCTGGTTGGCTGGAATATCAACACCAACATCACCATCGGATCATTCAATTTCGATTTCGCGCCAATCATCGTCGTAGCTTTCTTCACGGCACTCTTGGTGTGCGGTACGAAAATCGGCGCACGAGTCGACGGCGCGCTCACCATACTGAAAATCGCCATCGTGCTATTCGTTGTAATCGTCGGATTCTTCTACGTCAAAGCCGAAAACTTCACCCCATTCATTCCACCGAGCGAACCAGCGACCGCCACCGGATCCGGGTTGACCGCAACCATGGAGCAGCCATTATGGCAGTGGGCCACCGGCATGACCCCCAGCATTTACGGCATTGCCGGCATCATCTCCGGAGCCGCGCTCGTGTTCTTCGCGTTCCTCGGCTTCGATGTGGTCGCCACCACCTCCGAAGAAACCGTCAATCC is a window of Bifidobacterium catenulatum DSM 16992 = JCM 1194 = LMG 11043 DNA encoding:
- a CDS encoding SAF domain-containing protein, coding for MHRLLAAVCAGLAVFAALQCVRLTISTQPVVIAAQPIAKGSVITADSLALRDLPYDEALRNVFHDCDDAVGLIAQVDVAEGGIVTSTMARASPVVPEGYTAIEVRLASSADNLSLGDIVTLSSATIFGEATPEASPDTDAVTLRELCSGAILTAKPSRDADGNTLAVFAMPPHEAATVLQAQEYSAIIAIVSS
- a CDS encoding FmdB family zinc ribbon protein; amino-acid sequence: MPTYHYRCKNCKYDFTEQQSFTDDPITICPECGEEQVRKVYSAPPIEFKGSGFYRTDKSK
- a CDS encoding 5-formyltetrahydrofolate cyclo-ligase; translation: MTPNMQTDVAGDSTRDETATQRDLKRQWRKNAIARRKRTSPEERMEAGRKLAEQARQANLIHSFTTVAAFASMGSEMSMTPMLQALFDSNCRVLVPRLGEGTDIGWSELDSIHDLRDQTNSDGSTNTHRPQEPSNSVCGPEALKNAGLIIVPAFAVDHEGFRLGRGGGWYDRALEYRAVGSRVVAVCWPWEPADKPVPHEAHDIPVDGVLTPDGFTEVRQ
- a CDS encoding GNAT family N-acetyltransferase, which produces MMRSESNAIDVPRFIQSHGLHVPIILRPLTFDDCDEWNDVRWRNDDWLKPWESGDPLHGASMSFNEWVRAMRRNERNGTGVVFAIEQHRRIIGQISLGAICYGAMRTGVVGYWIDERCAGRGYAPMAVALLADWAMFDPSGPQLHRMEIDLLPENARSRKVALKVGACYEGVRTSYMFVNGQWRDHESYALLPECAPNGFTARLMGE
- the groES gene encoding co-chaperone GroES — translated: MSISLTPLEDKIIVKQAEAETQTASGLFIPDNAKEKPQQGEVLAVGPGRRNDAGERIPVDVKVGDKVLYSKYGGTEVHYQGEDYLIVSARDILAILG
- the rpmG gene encoding 50S ribosomal protein L33 → MASKSADIRPGITLACTECKERNYITTKNRRNTPDRLELKKFCSRCGKQTVHRETR
- a CDS encoding UDP-N-acetylmuramate dehydrogenase encodes the protein MTNFADLTTIAVGGPIASFIEPTSRVGVIEAVEDADAKGLPLCVIGGGSNMLVADTPFDGVVVRDARHAVSVLDEAAPAENDEKIVHVNAEAGCNWDDFVDYCVGLGLEGVEGLSGIPGTVGASVVQNIGAYGQEVASSVESVEVWDRKDKQTKELTNQELHFGYRMSALKASMYSAPATPAADFFPTPRYVVLSVTFALHHSATGVVGYGQLAKALGVEVGERMSTTDIRNAVLNVRASKGMLEDSHRYLTEAMRGTKKSELVAIAHNAQRTQAGNDEPDYNRHSCGSFFMNPILPKEQAAKLPEDAPRFSATLPDGTPGVKTSAAWLIDHAGFHKGYKTSENATAGLSTMHTLALTNRGGASAADIVKLAKTVQDGVERAYGIRLVPEPVVIGMSLK
- a CDS encoding APC family permease, which translates into the protein MNVLRKKSVEQTLAETEESGHSLKRDLTWWDLAIMGVAVAVGAGIFSIGAQAAAFHAGPAVIISFLIAGVVCGAAVMCYAEFASMIPVAGSAYTFTYTTVGEIVAWVIGWDLILEMLMAGSVVSKYWGVYLNDFFRLVGWNINTNITIGSFNFDFAPIIVVAFFTALLVCGTKIGARVDGALTILKIAIVLFVVIVGFFYVKAENFTPFIPPSEPATATGSGLTATMEQPLWQWATGMTPSIYGIAGIISGAALVFFAFLGFDVVATTSEETVNPKKNVPLGIGVGMGLIIVLYTLVAIVTTGMVSYKDLAKQKDPSLATAFEMVGADWAAKIISFGIVIGLATVVMVLLLGLTRVVFAMSRDGLLPRSLSHTGKHGTPVRLQIAVGVVMALIAASCNVSILADMVNIGTLSAFTLVSISIPIMRKKRPDLKRVFKIPGNPWVPIIIALANIWLMLNLSVLTWIRFVVWLAVGFCIYFGYGYRHARLGTGELEVGN